In Sphingomonas profundi, the sequence ACCTTCATCGGCGAGGATCTGCTGGCGAAGGAGCCGCATGAGCGCGCCGCCGCCGGCCTGTTCCTCGGCTTTCAATATCCGGTCGAGATACCGGGCGTGTCGAACGTCCAGTTCCTCCGCACCGCGCTCAACGCCCAGCGCCGCATGCGGGGCGAGGCGGAGCTTTCGGGCGGCGAGTTCCTCAAGGTCGCGCGCGCGCAGGCCGATGCGCTCGGGCTCAGCATGGACATGCTCAAGCGGCCGGTGAACGTCGGCTTCTCGGGCGGCGAGAAGAAGCGCAACGAGATGGTGCAGATGGGCATCATCGACCCGAAGCTCGCCATCCTCGACGAGACCGACAGCGGCCTCGACATCGATGCGCTGCGCACGGTAGGCGACGGCATCAACCGCATCATGCGGACGCCGGACAAGGCGGTGCTGCTCATCACCCACTATCAGCGGCTGCTCGACTATGTGAAGCCGGACTTCGTGCACGTGCTGGCCGATGGCCGCATCGTCCGCTCCGGCGGCGCGGACCTCGCGCTGGAGCTGGAGCGCGAGGGCTATGCCGGGACGATGGCGGCGTGAGCGCGACCGCCCAATTCCTCCCCGGCACGGGGATGGGGACCGGCGCGGCCGTTGGAGGGCGCGCGCGGCATACGCTGTGCTCCCTTTTGAGTGCCTCATCTGCCTCCCTCCCCCTCCACCAGCCTGCCGCCGCTTCCCTTCCCGGCGGCGAGGTGAAATCATGAGCCTCGCGCTCCCGTCCCCGCGCGAGGAGGCGTGGCGCTGGTCCGATCTCTCCGGCCTGGCGGCGCTCGCCGAAGGCAGCCCGGCCGGCGGCGCGATCGATCCGGCGCACCTGTGGCTGAACCTCGGCGGCCCGCGGCTGCTGTTCGTCGACGGGCGGCTCGATGCGGCGCGCAGCGCGCCGGGCGTCATCGCCATCGGCCCGGTCGATGCGGCCAGCGAGCATCCGCTCGGCCGCCTCGCCGCCGGTAACGGCTGGACCCTGGCGATCGGCCGCGATCACGCCGCCGCCGGCCCGGTCGAGATCGTCCATGTCGCGACCGGCGGCGCCAGCCACCTGCCGGCGCGCATCGCGCTGGCCGAGGATGCGCAGGCGAGCATCGTCGAGACGTTCGTCGGCGATGGCTGGGCCAACCGGCTGACCGCGATCGCGCTCGATCACGGCGCGCGGCTGATGCGCGGCGTGCGGCTGATGCAGGCGAGCGGCTTTACCTCGCTGCGCGACGAGGCGGTGCTCGGGCGCGGCGCGAGCCTGGTCACGACGATCCTCGGCGTCGGCGGCGCCGGCACGCGGATCGACGGCGCCGTCACCCTGGCGGCACCCGGCGGCTATGCCGAATATGGCGGCGCGCTGCTGGCGCGCGGCGGCCAGCGCCACGACGCGGCCGTCGTTGTCCGCCATGCCGCCACGGAGGGCACCAGCCGCCAGCTGTGGCGCGCCGTGGCCGACGACACCGCCACCGCCAGCCTGGCCGCCCGTGTCGAGGTGGCGCGCGACGCGCAGAAGACGGACGGCGAGCAGTCGCTGCGCGGCCTGCTCCTGCGGCGTACCGCGACGGTGAACCTGAAGCCCGAGCTGGAGATCTTCGCCGACGACGTGAAGTGCGCCCACGGCGCCACGGTGGGCGAGTTGGACGCGCGCGCGCTCTTCTATCTCGCCAGCCGGGGCCTGCCGCCGGCGCAGGCGCGCGCGCTGCTGACCCGCGCCTTCATCGCCGACGCACTCGGCCGGATCGGCGAGGAGGCGGTGCGCGAGGCGTTCGTCGCCGATGCCGATGCGTGGCTGGGAAGCACGGAATGAGCCGATATTCTCCCTCACCCCTTCGGCTCAGGGGAGGTCGCGATCGTTCGCGGTCTGAACCGTGCGCCCCGATGACGCCCGCATTCGAGAGGTACGGACGCTAATGTCGATCCTCACCGACACCCGCCCGCTCGATCGCGTTGCGGACTTTCCGGCGATCCCGACGGGTTGGGCCTATCTCGACACCGCCGCCACCGCGCAGAAGCCGCAGGCAGTGATCGACGCCATCGCCCGTGCCTACAGCGAGACCTATGCGACCGTGCATCGCGGCGTCTACGCCCGCTCGGCCGACATGACCGTGGCCTATGAGGCGGCGCGCGCCCGCGTGGCCGGCTTCATCGGCGCCGCGTCCGCCGACGAGATCGTGTTCGTGCGCGGCGCGACGGAAGGCATCAACCTCGTCGCGCAGAGCTGGGGGCTGTCGCTGCAGCCGGGCGATCGCATCCTGCTCTCGCAGCTCGAACATCACAGCAATATCGTGCCGTGGCAGCTGCTGCGCGATCGGCTGGGCCTGCAAATCGATGTCGCCCCGCTGGATGCGGCCGGGTGCATCGATCTGGACGCGGTGGCGGCCATGCTGACGCCGCAGCACCGGCTGGTGGCGCTGGCCCACGTCTCCAACGTGCTCGGCTCCGTGCTGGATTGCCGTCGCGCCGCCGATCTGGCGCATGGCGTGGGCGCGAAGCTGCTGCTTGACGGCTGTCAGGCGGTGCCTCGCCTAGCCGTGGACGTCGCCGCCCTGGGCTGCGACTTCTACGTCTTCTCCGGCCACAAGCTCTACGGGCCGACCGGCATCGGCGTGCTGTGGGCGCGGGCCGACATCCTCGATGCCATGCCGCCGTGGCAGGGCGGCGGCGCGATGATCGATCGCGTCACGTTCGATCGCACCAGCTTTGCCCCGCCGCCCGCCCGGTTCGAGGCGGGGACGCCGCACATCGTCGGCGCGCTCGGCCTGCACGCGTCGATCGACTATGTCGACGCGATCGGCCTTGACGCCATCCACGCGCACGAGACGGCGCTGGTGCGCACCGCGCGCGAGGCGCTGTCGGCGCTGAACAGCGTCACGCTGTTCGGGCCGGAGGATGCCGCCGGCATCGTCAGCTTCGCGGTGGAGGGGGTGCATCCGCACGACATCGGCACCATATTGGACGAGGAGCGGGTGGCGATCCGCGCAGGCCATCATTGCGCCCAGCCGCTGATGGAGCATCTGGGCGTGCCGGCCACCGCGCGCGCCAGCTTCGGCGTCTATAATGGCGCGGCGGACGTGGACGCGCTGGTGCGGGGATTGCAACGGGTGACGAGAATATTCGGATGAGCGACGAGAACAGCATCAGGATCGAGGAGGTCGACGCCGTCGCCCCCGCGCCCCGCGCGCGGGTGGAGGAGGAGCCGGCGGTCCGCCCCCAGGCCAGCGTGCCGCACAAGGCGGACTATCTCGAAGGCTTCCTCGCCGCCGGCGCGGCCGCGCAGCCGGCCGGCGAGCCCGGCGGGGAGGTCTATGACGCCGTGATCACCGCGCTGAAGGAGATCTACGATCCCGAGATCCCGGTGAACATCTACGATCTCGGCCTGATCTACGGCGTCGACATCACCGGCGATGGTCATGCGGTGGTGACGATGACCCTCACGACGCCGCACTGCCCGGTCGCCGAATCGATGCCGGGCGAGGTGGAGATGCGCGTCGGCGCCGTTCCCGGCGTCGGCGCGGCCGAGGTCAATCTCGTCTGGGATCCGCCTTGGGATCCGCAGAAGATGTCCGACGAAGCCAAACTCGAACTGGGGATGCTGTGATGGCCACCACCGCCCGCGCCCGCCCGGCCGCGCTCACGCTGACGCCCTCCGCCGAGCAGCGCATCGCCGACCTGATGGCGCAGGCGCCCGACGGCGCCGTGGGGGTGAAGCTCTCC encodes:
- a CDS encoding cysteine desulfurase, whose amino-acid sequence is MSILTDTRPLDRVADFPAIPTGWAYLDTAATAQKPQAVIDAIARAYSETYATVHRGVYARSADMTVAYEAARARVAGFIGAASADEIVFVRGATEGINLVAQSWGLSLQPGDRILLSQLEHHSNIVPWQLLRDRLGLQIDVAPLDAAGCIDLDAVAAMLTPQHRLVALAHVSNVLGSVLDCRRAADLAHGVGAKLLLDGCQAVPRLAVDVAALGCDFYVFSGHKLYGPTGIGVLWARADILDAMPPWQGGGAMIDRVTFDRTSFAPPPARFEAGTPHIVGALGLHASIDYVDAIGLDAIHAHETALVRTAREALSALNSVTLFGPEDAAGIVSFAVEGVHPHDIGTILDEERVAIRAGHHCAQPLMEHLGVPATARASFGVYNGAADVDALVRGLQRVTRIFG
- a CDS encoding SUF system Fe-S cluster assembly protein, which translates into the protein MSDENSIRIEEVDAVAPAPRARVEEEPAVRPQASVPHKADYLEGFLAAGAAAQPAGEPGGEVYDAVITALKEIYDPEIPVNIYDLGLIYGVDITGDGHAVVTMTLTTPHCPVAESMPGEVEMRVGAVPGVGAAEVNLVWDPPWDPQKMSDEAKLELGML
- a CDS encoding SufB/SufD family protein, whose protein sequence is MSLALPSPREEAWRWSDLSGLAALAEGSPAGGAIDPAHLWLNLGGPRLLFVDGRLDAARSAPGVIAIGPVDAASEHPLGRLAAGNGWTLAIGRDHAAAGPVEIVHVATGGASHLPARIALAEDAQASIVETFVGDGWANRLTAIALDHGARLMRGVRLMQASGFTSLRDEAVLGRGASLVTTILGVGGAGTRIDGAVTLAAPGGYAEYGGALLARGGQRHDAAVVVRHAATEGTSRQLWRAVADDTATASLAARVEVARDAQKTDGEQSLRGLLLRRTATVNLKPELEIFADDVKCAHGATVGELDARALFYLASRGLPPAQARALLTRAFIADALGRIGEEAVREAFVADADAWLGSTE
- the sufC gene encoding Fe-S cluster assembly ATPase SufC yields the protein MLHIHNLHAEVDGKPILKGLSLAINAGEIHAIMGPNGAGKSTLGYTLSGRPGYEVTGGSATFIGEDLLAKEPHERAAAGLFLGFQYPVEIPGVSNVQFLRTALNAQRRMRGEAELSGGEFLKVARAQADALGLSMDMLKRPVNVGFSGGEKKRNEMVQMGIIDPKLAILDETDSGLDIDALRTVGDGINRIMRTPDKAVLLITHYQRLLDYVKPDFVHVLADGRIVRSGGADLALELEREGYAGTMAA